Genomic window (Temnothorax longispinosus isolate EJ_2023e chromosome 3, Tlon_JGU_v1, whole genome shotgun sequence):
tttgaagagtatttagaaatttttccaagttgaTATATGGCCAAGAATCCGCTGTAGAGCGCCCCGACGACAgctgtgtaaaaaaaacggTACCCACGATTCCGGATCTCCAGTtcatcctaaaaaaaaaaaattcctcttAATCTGTGGATGTGTGGCTATCGTGTGAACTagaaccaaataaaaatattaaaatttcaatttttgccaacgttttgaaaaagtttcattatgaacttttttcaaaacgttggcaaaaactgaaatttcaatatttttatttggttctAGTTCACACGATAGCCACACATCCACAGATTaagaggaattttttttttttttttaggatgaACTGGAGCTCCGGGGAATCGTGGGTAccgttttttttacacagttGTCGTCGGGGCGCTCTACAGCGGATTCTTGGCCATATAtcaacttggaaaaatttctaaataatcttcaaatatcaataaatatgatgtaaaagtttcaaaaaagtgTATTCTTAGGAttccttacaaaaaattcccCCCAAAAAACAGCCTCTTGACCAGACGACCCCCTTAATCGTACTTACTGTCTGTCGCTGCCAAATCTCTGTAACCCAATTGAGTCTTTTTATCATAAGGAACTACGATGCCTGCTCTGTGAAAGGTTCGTGCTACAAcccgtctctctctcgctcgcatGTCTGCGGTATTTTTCTCCAGAGTTATATCGTGCTGTTTGGCAAAATTCTTCAATTGCGAATGCAAACGCGTTATGCTGGTCTTCTCGAAGGGATTGGCTGACTTCACTTTGTTTTGCAAATAAccgctgtaatttaaataatatagataataaaggaataatataaaagactGATATAAACCTGTAGACGCAGatctatattaaatttctaaaattttcatattctaCTTACTCGATAGCACCGAATATATTTTCTGCGACAGGTTCAAACACGCCATTCACGTTTGCTCGATTCGTCGCTACAAACATTGGTTTTTCAGCGGCATCATCTCGCCAGTAACCAAAATGTAATCCTTCCTTATCATCGCATTTCACAATAGTCTGTGGATATAATTCTTATGCTGAATCTACATTTCTAGAATACTTATTAATGCAATGTCATTTGTAGATATTGGTTTATTTTGTGTACCTGAAATTCCGGAGGGTCATAATAATATCTCCAGTGTGTCAAGTATTTTTCCTTATCGTTCTCACTTgaggatatttttatcttaccATCCAGCACGTCGTACGGACCCACAAGTTTCAAGCGAACAGACTTACAAGCCGAAAGAGGATTATCTTTTGATATACTTTTACAAAACTcgtagaatttaaaaaaatcatccGGCATCTCGACCAGAAATAGATCCATAATAATTCTTTCAGCCTCAGATTTATTCTCAGATACGTTATGTTCGGTTGAATTATGTGAATTATATCTATTCAGcgatattttctctctctcagtcGACGCTTCTACTTTATCACTAGAAATGTCCTTATCATTTTCGTTGTTATCTCTAACGACATCAGTTCTCTCTGGACTTGGGGAAAGattatgtaaatttctttCAGAAGGCTCCTGTGTCTTCTGCAATTTTCTTTCTGGACTTTTTGAATGCGCTTTTCCATTATCTTTAAAAggattttttctcttctctccagTCGCCttctcagtttttttttctacctgTAAAATCGAAAAGAGATAAGTAACGACTGTACATTCGAGCGATTCCGCTCAACTTAATCGGCGATTGAATTTAACTgacaaaattgtttaaagcaaaattttgaACTATATAATTCGTTGTTTCCCTAATCATTTCTTCCATATGTACAATCAAAACTAACAATTCTATCCAAGTTAATAAAACACACAGTACAGGTATTATTATAAGTTAATTACCAAACAAAAGTGAATCAAATGTTAACATATTAATCAACTATAAACGggtttattgtaaattattcacCGAGCAAGTTAAATCAtacgttaatatattaattaatcttagCATATCAACCGCAAGTTTGTTACGTTTTTCATCAGTTGAAGATTACATTACACGTTACCGTTTCCTTTTTTGGCGGGTGCTTATATTTGCTCTGATGCTGCGAATTTTTTTGATAGCACTTAACACCGTACTGGCAGGGAACTCGCGGAT
Coding sequences:
- the Hpf1 gene encoding histone PARylation factor 1 isoform X1, which gives rise to MFFTMSSNKDSQMQAYKDDPRVPCQYGVKCYQKNSQHQSKYKHPPKKETVEKKTEKATGEKRKNPFKDNGKAHSKSPERKLQKTQEPSERNLHNLSPSPERTDVVRDNNENDKDISSDKVEASTEREKISLNRYNSHNSTEHNVSENKSEAERIIMDLFLVEMPDDFFKFYEFCKSISKDNPLSACKSVRLKLVGPYDVLDGKIKISSSENDKEKYLTHWRYYYDPPEFQTIVKCDDKEGLHFGYWRDDAAEKPMFVATNRANVNGVFEPVAENIFGAIDGYLQNKVKSANPFEKTSITRLHSQLKNFAKQHDITLEKNTADMRARERRVVARTFHRAGIVVPYDKKTQLGYRDLAATDSDLQKILKQIEEAGTPKERKTPIAKLDEIVRLATIAADECDFGTCLELGHDLFSNGSIHVQTRALQMLSIAYTHLKRPHLLKIFEAHLKNRKKGCDLGVI
- the Hpf1 gene encoding histone PARylation factor 1 isoform X2; the encoded protein is MKNVEKKTEKATGEKRKNPFKDNGKAHSKSPERKLQKTQEPSERNLHNLSPSPERTDVVRDNNENDKDISSDKVEASTEREKISLNRYNSHNSTEHNVSENKSEAERIIMDLFLVEMPDDFFKFYEFCKSISKDNPLSACKSVRLKLVGPYDVLDGKIKISSSENDKEKYLTHWRYYYDPPEFQTIVKCDDKEGLHFGYWRDDAAEKPMFVATNRANVNGVFEPVAENIFGAIDGYLQNKVKSANPFEKTSITRLHSQLKNFAKQHDITLEKNTADMRARERRVVARTFHRAGIVVPYDKKTQLGYRDLAATDSDLQKILKQIEEAGTPKERKTPIAKLDEIVRLATIAADECDFGTCLELGHDLFSNGSIHVQTRALQMLSIAYTHLKRPHLLKIFEAHLKNRKKGCDLGVI